One stretch of Meriones unguiculatus strain TT.TT164.6M chromosome 7, Bangor_MerUng_6.1, whole genome shotgun sequence DNA includes these proteins:
- the Nt5c gene encoding 5'(3')-deoxyribonucleotidase, cytosolic type isoform X2 → MAVRRPVRVLVDMDGVLADFESGLLQGFRRRFPGDPHVPLEQRRGFLASEQYGALRPDLAEKVVSVYEAPGFFLNLEPIPGAVDALREMNNMQDTEVFICTSPLRKYDHCVAEKYRWVEQHLGSQFVERIILTRDKTVVMGDLLIDDKDTIRDRLLCLSCPRPRGDPKMGAHLVHLLPQSAPGSAPHQETAALLE, encoded by the exons ATGGCGGTGCGGCGGCCAGTACGCGTGCTGGTAGACATGGACGGCGTGCTGGCCGATTTCGAGTCAGGCCTCCTGCAGGGATTCCGCCGCCGCTTCCCTGGGGATCCGCACGTGCCGCTAGAACAGCGCCGGGGCTTCCTCGCCAGTGAGCAGTATGGAGCCCTGCGGCCGGACCTTGCG GAGAAAGTGGTCAGTGTCTATGAAGCTCCAGGCTTTTTCCTAAACTTGGAGCCCATTCCTGGGGCAGTGGATGCTTTGCGGGAGATGAACAACATGCAGGA CACGGAGGTCTTCATTTGCACCAGCCCACTGAGGAAGTACGACCACTGCGTTGCAGAGAAG TACCGCTGGGTGGAGCAGCACCTGGGGTCTCAGTTTGTGGAGCGGATTATCCTGACCAGAGACAAGACAGTGGTCATGGGCGACCTGCTCATTGATGACAAAGACACTATTCGAG ACCGCTTGCTTTGCCTTTCCTGTCCCAGGCCTAGAGGAGACCCCAAGATGGGAGCACATCTTGTTCACCTGCTGCCACAATCAGCACCTGGCTCTGCCCCCCACCAGGAGACGGCTGCTCTCCTGGAGTGA
- the Nt5c gene encoding 5'(3')-deoxyribonucleotidase, cytosolic type isoform X1: MAVRRPVRVLVDMDGVLADFESGLLQGFRRRFPGDPHVPLEQRRGFLASEQYGALRPDLAEKVVSVYEAPGFFLNLEPIPGAVDALREMNNMQDTEVFICTSPLRKYDHCVAEKYRWVEQHLGSQFVERIILTRDKTVVMGDLLIDDKDTIRGLEETPRWEHILFTCCHNQHLALPPTRRRLLSWSDNWRGIIDSKRASL; this comes from the exons ATGGCGGTGCGGCGGCCAGTACGCGTGCTGGTAGACATGGACGGCGTGCTGGCCGATTTCGAGTCAGGCCTCCTGCAGGGATTCCGCCGCCGCTTCCCTGGGGATCCGCACGTGCCGCTAGAACAGCGCCGGGGCTTCCTCGCCAGTGAGCAGTATGGAGCCCTGCGGCCGGACCTTGCG GAGAAAGTGGTCAGTGTCTATGAAGCTCCAGGCTTTTTCCTAAACTTGGAGCCCATTCCTGGGGCAGTGGATGCTTTGCGGGAGATGAACAACATGCAGGA CACGGAGGTCTTCATTTGCACCAGCCCACTGAGGAAGTACGACCACTGCGTTGCAGAGAAG TACCGCTGGGTGGAGCAGCACCTGGGGTCTCAGTTTGTGGAGCGGATTATCCTGACCAGAGACAAGACAGTGGTCATGGGCGACCTGCTCATTGATGACAAAGACACTATTCGAG GCCTAGAGGAGACCCCAAGATGGGAGCACATCTTGTTCACCTGCTGCCACAATCAGCACCTGGCTCTGCCCCCCACCAGGAGACGGCTGCTCTCCTGGAGTGACAACTGGAGGGGGATCATAGACAGCAAGCGAGCCAGCCTGTGA